A stretch of the Streptococcus suis genome encodes the following:
- a CDS encoding heavy metal translocating P-type ATPase, with protein sequence MKLVTLFKNNIHILTTSLCLLFILIGVLLLQIDLEPFAAPAFILAFLIGGYQSAKDGLSELIFDKHLSVDVLMILAAIGSGIIGYWMEGALLIFIFSLSNTLEELAMEKSRNAIASLMNMTPPTARKIEENGDITVLETADIHIGDFLQVRKGDTVPLDGRLMSNQSIFDESMITGEPLPAEKLMGATVIGGTINQGPTVTVQVTAEKGDALFDKIVQMVENAQESKSKTATFIENMEDTYVKVVLVAVPIFILFVHFALGWDWLNSFYRGMILLTIASPCALVASSSPATLSAISRAARKGMIIKGGDIADNIANLEAIVFDKTGTLTIGKPEVVGATYLGDENLINEIVQAVEKQSSHPIAQALQNYTVDSSSIVLQNLKDLTGKGLEAEYEGNRWKIGKSGFVVETLVKPLSTDLITHIDQAEGTGKTLVYVSQNDQLMAIFFIADRVKSETKTLISQLKDMGVTPILLTGDQEKTARYVASQVGIERVIANCLPTDKASIIQELQKEFASVGMVGDGINDAPALAQANVSYAMGSGTDIAMESADIVLMEDLTRIPYSIRLSKKMRGIIKQNIIFALSVIAVLIISNLFQSINLPLGVVGHEGSTILVILNGLRLLYFK encoded by the coding sequence ATGAAACTAGTAACCCTTTTTAAAAACAATATACATATTCTAACGACCAGTCTTTGCCTACTCTTTATTTTGATTGGTGTCTTGTTACTTCAGATTGATCTAGAACCATTTGCTGCACCAGCATTCATTCTAGCCTTTCTAATCGGTGGGTATCAGTCCGCCAAAGATGGTCTTTCTGAACTTATTTTTGATAAACATTTATCAGTTGATGTTCTGATGATTTTAGCTGCTATTGGATCTGGTATTATTGGTTACTGGATGGAGGGAGCACTTCTCATCTTTATCTTCTCTCTTTCAAATACTTTGGAAGAATTGGCGATGGAAAAAAGTAGAAATGCCATCGCTTCACTGATGAACATGACACCACCCACAGCTCGTAAAATCGAAGAAAATGGGGACATTACAGTTTTAGAAACTGCAGATATTCACATCGGTGATTTCTTACAGGTTCGTAAAGGGGACACTGTTCCCTTGGACGGACGGTTGATGAGCAATCAATCTATTTTTGATGAGTCAATGATCACTGGTGAGCCTTTGCCTGCTGAAAAATTGATGGGCGCCACAGTTATCGGCGGAACCATTAACCAAGGTCCAACTGTTACCGTTCAAGTTACAGCTGAAAAAGGTGATGCTTTGTTTGACAAAATTGTTCAGATGGTTGAAAATGCACAGGAATCAAAGTCTAAAACGGCTACCTTCATTGAAAATATGGAAGATACCTATGTCAAAGTTGTACTTGTAGCAGTTCCCATTTTTATTCTCTTTGTACACTTTGCATTAGGATGGGACTGGTTGAATTCCTTCTATCGTGGTATGATTCTGTTAACCATTGCATCCCCATGTGCACTGGTCGCTAGCTCTTCACCTGCGACACTTTCTGCCATAAGCCGTGCGGCGCGCAAGGGCATGATTATCAAAGGCGGTGATATTGCGGATAACATCGCCAATTTAGAAGCCATTGTTTTCGATAAAACAGGTACATTAACCATTGGGAAACCAGAAGTTGTCGGGGCAACCTATCTTGGCGATGAAAACCTAATCAATGAAATTGTTCAAGCAGTTGAAAAACAATCTAGCCATCCTATCGCTCAAGCTCTTCAGAATTATACCGTTGACAGCTCTTCTATTGTCCTCCAAAACCTTAAAGACCTAACTGGTAAAGGTTTGGAAGCCGAGTACGAGGGAAATCGCTGGAAAATCGGTAAATCTGGCTTTGTGGTAGAAACGCTGGTCAAACCACTTTCTACTGACTTGATTACACACATTGATCAAGCAGAAGGCACGGGTAAAACGTTGGTCTATGTCAGCCAAAACGATCAACTAATGGCTATCTTTTTCATTGCGGATCGTGTAAAATCAGAGACTAAAACCCTGATCAGTCAATTGAAGGACATGGGAGTAACGCCTATACTCCTAACTGGAGACCAAGAAAAGACAGCCCGATATGTAGCTAGTCAAGTCGGTATCGAACGCGTCATTGCCAATTGCCTACCAACCGATAAGGCCTCAATCATCCAAGAGTTGCAAAAAGAGTTTGCTTCCGTTGGTATGGTTGGAGATGGGATTAACGATGCCCCAGCTCTTGCTCAAGCTAATGTCAGCTACGCTATGGGAAGCGGTACAGATATTGCGATGGAATCAGCGGATATTGTTCTCATGGAAGACTTGACTCGGATTCCGTATTCTATCCGCCTATCTAAAAAAATGCGTGGAATTATCAAACAAAATATCATTTTTGCCCTCTCAGTCATCGCAGTTCTCATCATCTCTAACCTCTTCCAATCAATTAATCTCCCACTCGGAGTAGTTGGTCATGAAGGCTCCACAATTCTTGTGATTTTGAATGGACTGAGACTCCTGTATTTTAAATAG
- a CDS encoding DUF2812 domain-containing protein, giving the protein METKTECRVFFITDFNQQAHYLSNMHKKGWKLVKISWSLFYHFEKCEPEDVVYQVDFKESKNKDRESYLRMYEDYGWEFVTSCQNFVIFRKAAVKGDLEIYGDRESKLVFVKTIIQRRYLLSLGLYFILSGTNMSSHPGFVLVFSLIYIPLLLLLGLRFYRMMKSD; this is encoded by the coding sequence ATGGAAACTAAGACAGAGTGTAGAGTATTTTTTATCACAGATTTCAATCAGCAGGCACATTATCTTAGCAACATGCATAAAAAAGGGTGGAAGCTAGTTAAGATTAGCTGGAGCTTATTTTATCATTTTGAAAAATGCGAGCCAGAAGATGTTGTTTATCAGGTTGATTTTAAAGAATCTAAAAATAAAGATAGAGAATCCTATCTACGTATGTATGAGGACTATGGTTGGGAATTTGTCACATCATGCCAAAACTTCGTTATTTTTAGGAAGGCAGCTGTAAAGGGAGATCTTGAGATATACGGTGATAGGGAAAGCAAGCTGGTATTTGTTAAAACAATCATCCAACGACGCTATTTGCTGTCTTTGGGACTATATTTCATTCTATCAGGGACGAATATGAGTTCTCATCCAGGTTTTGTCTTAGTCTTTTCTCTTATTTATATCCCTCTCTTATTATTACTTGGGCTACGTTTTTATCGCATGATGAAGAGCGACTAG
- the dnaJ gene encoding molecular chaperone DnaJ, whose protein sequence is MNNTEFYDRLGVSKDASQDEIKKAYRKLSKKYHPDINKDPGAEDKYKEVQEAYETLSDPQKRAAYDQYGPAGANGGFGGGAGGFGGFDGAGFGGFEDIFSSFFGGGGASRNPNAPRQGDDLQYAVNLKFEEAIFGVEREVSYNREATCRTCSGSGAKPGTSPVTCGRCHGSGVINVDTQTPLGTMRRQMTCDVCHGRGKQIKDPCTTCHGTGHEKQAHTVTVKVPAGVESGQRIRLAGQGEAGFNGGPYGDLYVVIQVQASDKFEREGTTIHYKLNLNFVQAALGDTVHVPTVHGDVDMVIPEGTQTGKTFRLKGKGAPSIRGGAMGDQYVTVNVVTPTELNDRQKAALKEFATAGNIDVKPQKKGFFDKVKDALDDL, encoded by the coding sequence ATGAACAATACTGAATTTTACGATCGTCTGGGGGTTTCTAAGGATGCTTCACAGGACGAGATAAAAAAAGCATATCGGAAGCTTTCAAAAAAATACCATCCAGACATTAATAAGGATCCGGGTGCGGAGGATAAATATAAGGAAGTTCAAGAGGCTTATGAAACTTTGAGCGATCCTCAAAAACGGGCTGCCTATGACCAATATGGTCCTGCAGGAGCCAATGGTGGCTTCGGTGGTGGAGCAGGTGGTTTTGGTGGATTTGATGGAGCTGGTTTCGGCGGTTTTGAAGATATCTTCTCAAGCTTCTTTGGTGGAGGCGGTGCAAGCCGTAATCCTAATGCACCTCGTCAAGGGGATGATTTGCAGTATGCAGTCAACTTGAAATTTGAAGAAGCGATTTTTGGTGTGGAACGAGAAGTTTCCTACAATCGTGAAGCAACCTGCCGGACCTGTTCAGGTTCTGGTGCAAAACCTGGAACTAGTCCAGTAACCTGTGGTCGCTGTCATGGTTCTGGTGTCATTAATGTGGATACACAAACACCTCTCGGAACCATGCGTCGCCAAATGACTTGTGATGTCTGTCACGGTCGTGGGAAACAAATCAAAGACCCATGTACGACTTGTCATGGTACTGGTCATGAAAAACAAGCTCATACAGTAACAGTTAAAGTTCCTGCGGGTGTTGAATCAGGTCAACGTATTCGTTTGGCAGGTCAAGGGGAAGCTGGTTTTAATGGAGGTCCTTATGGAGATCTTTATGTAGTTATCCAGGTTCAAGCCTCAGACAAGTTTGAGCGTGAGGGAACAACGATTCACTATAAATTGAATCTGAACTTTGTTCAGGCAGCTTTAGGTGACACTGTTCATGTACCAACTGTTCACGGTGATGTTGACATGGTTATTCCAGAAGGTACCCAGACTGGTAAAACATTCCGTCTAAAAGGAAAAGGTGCGCCTAGCATTCGTGGTGGAGCGATGGGTGATCAGTATGTTACCGTCAATGTTGTGACTCCGACAGAATTAAACGATCGTCAAAAAGCCGCTCTAAAAGAATTCGCCACAGCTGGGAATATTGATGTAAAACCACAGAAAAAAGGCTTCTTTGATAAAGTAAAAGATGCGCTTGATGACTTATAA
- the grpE gene encoding nucleotide exchange factor GrpE codes for MSEEIKNEEIVEEVETTEDVVETPEKSELDLANERAEEFENKYLRAHAEMQNIQRRANEERQIIQRYRSQDLAKKILPSLDNLERALQVEGLTEDVKKGLEMVQESLIQALKEEGVEEVATDVFDPNLHMAIQTVPATDDCPAERIAQVFQKGYKLHERLLRPAMVVVSE; via the coding sequence TTGTCAGAAGAAATCAAAAATGAAGAAATCGTAGAAGAGGTTGAAACAACAGAAGATGTTGTGGAAACTCCTGAAAAATCAGAATTGGACTTAGCAAATGAGCGTGCAGAGGAATTTGAAAACAAATACCTCCGTGCCCACGCTGAAATGCAAAATATTCAACGTCGCGCCAACGAAGAACGCCAAATCATTCAGCGTTACCGTTCGCAAGACTTGGCTAAGAAAATCTTGCCGAGCTTGGATAACTTGGAACGTGCCCTTCAAGTCGAAGGCTTGACAGAAGATGTCAAAAAAGGCTTGGAAATGGTGCAGGAAAGTTTGATTCAAGCCCTTAAAGAAGAAGGGGTGGAAGAAGTCGCTACAGATGTCTTTGACCCAAATCTTCATATGGCTATTCAAACAGTCCCAGCCACAGACGACTGCCCAGCAGAACGCATCGCACAAGTATTCCAAAAAGGCTACAAGTTGCATGAACGTCTGTTGAGACCTGCTATGGTGGTGGTATCAGAATAA
- a CDS encoding ABC transporter substrate-binding protein has translation MLKKVLASALLVSALALSACSSSSSSTNSSSAEQTQWEKVQEAGVLKVATPGTLFPTSYYNDNQELVGYEIDMINEIGKRLDLEIEYQEIGVAEAFTAVDSGKVDISVNNFDVLEARKEKYNFSIPYKYSVGGYIVREDGSSGIEAADLSDWADKKAGGGAGTQYMKIAEKQGAEPVIYDNVTNDVYLRDVSTGRTDFIPNDYFTQVMAIQWVKSNFPDIKVKMGDAQYNPTEQGIVMSKYDDSLKEKLDETIEAMKADGILKAISEKYYGGQDLTVPVENADELPVIDVE, from the coding sequence ATGTTGAAAAAAGTTTTAGCCTCAGCGCTTCTGGTTTCTGCTCTAGCATTGTCAGCATGCTCTAGTAGTAGTTCGAGCACAAATAGTTCCTCTGCTGAACAAACGCAGTGGGAAAAAGTGCAAGAAGCTGGTGTATTGAAAGTAGCAACACCAGGTACTTTGTTCCCAACTTCATACTATAATGATAATCAGGAACTAGTTGGTTATGAAATTGACATGATCAACGAAATCGGTAAGCGATTGGATCTTGAAATCGAGTATCAAGAAATTGGTGTAGCAGAAGCATTCACCGCTGTAGATAGTGGCAAGGTTGATATTTCTGTGAATAACTTTGATGTGTTAGAAGCACGTAAGGAAAAGTACAACTTCTCTATCCCTTACAAGTATTCAGTTGGTGGCTACATCGTTCGTGAAGATGGATCTTCTGGTATTGAAGCTGCAGACTTAAGTGACTGGGCTGATAAAAAAGCAGGTGGTGGAGCTGGTACTCAGTATATGAAAATTGCTGAGAAACAAGGTGCAGAGCCAGTTATTTATGACAATGTGACAAATGATGTGTATCTCCGCGATGTATCGACAGGTCGTACAGATTTTATTCCAAATGACTACTTCACTCAGGTTATGGCGATTCAATGGGTGAAATCGAACTTCCCGGACATTAAAGTAAAAATGGGAGATGCCCAATACAACCCAACAGAACAAGGGATTGTGATGAGCAAATACGATGATAGTTTGAAAGAAAAACTGGATGAAACCATAGAGGCTATGAAAGCAGATGGGATCTTAAAAGCTATCTCTGAGAAATACTATGGTGGTCAAGACTTGACAGTGCCAGTTGAAAATGCGGATGAATTGCCAGTTATCGATGTAGAGTAA
- the hrcA gene encoding heat-inducible transcriptional repressor HrcA codes for MITQRQNDILNLIVELFTRHHEPVGSKALQEMISSSSATIRNDMAKLEQLGLLEKAHTSSGRIPSRAGFQYFVNHSLNLEYIDEEDVYQIVKAFDFEAFKLEDILERASQVLADLTEYTSVILDVEPTSQQLTSFDIVQLSNHDALAVLTLDQSKPVTVQFAIPKNFLSRDLEVLRRLVDERFVGQTVLSIHYKLRTEIPQVVQRYFTTTDNVLDLMDYIFSNLFQETVFISGKVASLTYGNLATYQLLDSPQLLAPELRQGLAPNQQSSIVIAEHRDPALADITVIHHRFPIPYRGMAQMSLLGPVDMDYRRQMSLINIISRVLFMKLTDYYRYLSSNHYEVN; via the coding sequence ATGATTACCCAACGTCAAAATGATATTTTGAATCTGATTGTTGAATTGTTTACGCGCCATCATGAGCCAGTTGGTTCTAAGGCCTTGCAGGAGATGATTTCTTCTAGCTCAGCAACGATTCGAAATGATATGGCTAAGTTAGAGCAATTAGGCCTTTTGGAAAAAGCGCACACGTCTAGTGGAAGGATACCGAGTCGAGCTGGTTTTCAATATTTTGTAAATCATTCACTGAATTTAGAGTATATTGACGAGGAAGATGTCTATCAGATAGTTAAGGCTTTCGATTTTGAAGCTTTTAAACTAGAAGATATACTGGAGCGGGCCAGTCAGGTTTTAGCAGATTTGACAGAATACACATCAGTTATTTTAGATGTGGAGCCGACCAGTCAACAGTTGACTTCCTTTGACATAGTACAGCTAAGTAATCACGATGCTTTGGCAGTTTTGACACTAGATCAGTCCAAGCCAGTCACTGTCCAATTTGCGATTCCGAAGAACTTTTTATCAAGGGATTTGGAAGTACTAAGACGCCTAGTTGATGAACGATTTGTTGGACAGACAGTTCTGTCTATTCACTATAAACTGCGGACGGAAATACCTCAAGTGGTACAGCGATACTTTACTACAACGGACAATGTCTTAGATTTGATGGATTACATTTTTTCCAACTTATTTCAAGAAACAGTCTTTATTAGTGGCAAAGTTGCTTCGCTAACTTATGGAAATCTTGCTACCTACCAATTATTGGATAGCCCACAACTTCTGGCGCCAGAACTACGACAAGGATTGGCACCGAATCAGCAGTCCAGCATTGTGATAGCCGAGCACAGAGATCCAGCTCTTGCAGACATAACGGTGATTCATCATCGCTTTCCTATCCCCTATCGGGGTATGGCTCAGATGAGTTTGCTTGGTCCTGTTGACATGGACTATCGTAGGCAGATGAGTTTAATCAACATCATCAGCCGAGTCCTATTTATGAAATTAACTGATTACTACAGATATTTAAGTAGTAATCATTATGAAGTCAATTAA
- a CDS encoding amidase yields MEFKDATAMSQAIREKRISSRELVEDAIQTIEKLNPLYNAVVSKQYETALAEADNLDRHGNEDKPFLGVPLLLKDLGQNESGQPSTSGSRLFKASIASQTDYFVQALKNMGFLILGRTNTPEFGFKNISDSSLHGPVRLPLDRTRNAGGSSGGAAAAVASGMVSIAAASDGGGSIRIPASFNALIGLKPSRGRVPVGPSSYRGWQGASSNFALTRSIRDTKRLLFHLQTYQVDAPFPLAPLVKESLFCPMTKPIKIAFSLQSPIGTLVSNDAKNAVIQLLPRLEALGYEVEELKTPILDGIEVMKAYYLMNSVETAQMFDDIEAFIGRPMTVEDMEPMTWAIYQSGQTIPAKLYSKVLQDWDQYSAKMATFHESYDLLLTPTVADVAPTLEQFIPTDQMVNRLLHSQELSMSEQQQLIWDMFEDSLAWTPFTQQANITGQPSISLPTYHTKNGLPIGVQLTAAKGREDILLQVAETLEVSKCWEM; encoded by the coding sequence ATGGAATTTAAAGATGCGACAGCCATGTCCCAAGCAATTAGAGAAAAACGAATTTCTTCAAGAGAATTAGTTGAGGATGCGATCCAAACCATTGAGAAATTGAATCCTCTTTATAATGCTGTTGTCTCAAAACAGTATGAAACTGCCTTAGCTGAAGCAGATAACCTTGATCGTCATGGTAATGAAGATAAACCATTCTTGGGTGTTCCTCTCCTATTGAAGGATTTGGGGCAAAATGAAAGTGGTCAACCTTCTACATCTGGATCACGATTGTTTAAAGCTAGCATTGCTAGTCAAACAGATTATTTTGTACAAGCCCTTAAAAATATGGGTTTCCTTATCTTGGGGCGCACAAACACACCTGAATTTGGTTTTAAAAATATTTCTGATTCAAGTCTTCATGGACCTGTAAGGTTACCACTTGATAGGACACGAAATGCAGGAGGGTCTAGTGGTGGTGCAGCTGCAGCAGTTGCTTCAGGAATGGTCTCAATTGCGGCAGCTTCTGATGGAGGAGGGTCCATTCGAATTCCTGCTTCATTTAATGCCTTGATTGGGCTCAAACCAAGTAGAGGACGAGTTCCTGTAGGACCTTCTTCCTATCGTGGTTGGCAGGGTGCTTCCAGCAATTTTGCATTGACCAGATCCATAAGAGATACCAAGCGCCTTCTTTTTCACTTACAAACCTATCAGGTTGATGCTCCCTTTCCACTTGCTCCTTTAGTCAAAGAATCCCTGTTTTGTCCGATGACAAAGCCGATTAAAATCGCTTTTAGCCTTCAATCTCCAATTGGAACGTTGGTTTCAAACGATGCAAAAAATGCTGTTATCCAGCTTTTACCACGATTAGAGGCGCTTGGATACGAGGTGGAAGAGCTAAAAACACCAATTTTAGATGGCATTGAGGTGATGAAAGCCTATTATCTCATGAATAGCGTGGAGACTGCCCAAATGTTTGACGATATTGAAGCATTTATCGGACGGCCGATGACGGTGGAGGATATGGAACCAATGACATGGGCTATCTATCAAAGTGGACAAACTATTCCAGCAAAACTTTACTCTAAAGTCTTGCAAGATTGGGACCAATACAGTGCAAAAATGGCGACTTTTCATGAATCCTATGATCTATTGTTGACACCAACAGTAGCAGATGTTGCACCAACCTTAGAGCAATTTATTCCCACAGATCAGATGGTAAATCGCTTATTGCATTCGCAAGAATTATCAATGTCGGAACAACAACAGTTAATTTGGGACATGTTCGAGGATAGTTTAGCATGGACACCGTTTACCCAACAAGCCAATATTACAGGTCAACCATCAATCAGCTTACCAACCTACCACACTAAAAATGGGCTACCAATCGGTGTTCAATTGACAGCTGCAAAAGGAAGGGAAGATATCTTACTTCAAGTGGCTGAAACTCTGGAGGTCTCAAAGTGTTGGGAAATGTAA
- the dnaK gene encoding molecular chaperone DnaK, with the protein MSKIIGIDLGTTNSAVAVLEGTESKIIANPEGNRTTPSVVSFKNGEIIVGDAAKRQAVTNPDTIISIKSKMGTSEKVSANGKEYTPQEISAMILQYLKGYAEEYLGEKVTKAVITVPAYFNDAQRQATKDAGKIAGLEVERIVNEPTAAALAYGLDKTDKDEKILVFDLGGGTFDVSILELGDGVFDVLATAGDNKLGGDDFDQKIIDHMVAEFKKENGIDLSADKMALQRLKDAAEKAKKDLSGVTSTQISLPFITAGAAGPLHLEMTLTRAKFDELTYDLVERTKTPVRQALSDAGLSLSEIDEVILVGGSTRIPAVVEAVKAETGKEPNKSVNPDEVVAMGAAIQGGVITGDVKDVVLLDVTPLSLGIETMGGVFTKLIDRNTTIPTSKSQVFSTAADNQPAVDIHVLQGERPMAADNKTLGRFQLTDIPAAPRGIPQIEVTFDIDKNGIVSVKAKDLGTQKEQTIVIQSNSGLTEEEIDRMMKDAEANAEADKKRKEEVDLRNDVDQAIFATEKTLKETEGKGFDAERDQAQAALDELKAAQEANNLDDMKAKLENLNEKAQALAVKLYEQAAAAQQAAAGAEGTQTADNAGDDVVDGEFTEK; encoded by the coding sequence ATGTCTAAAATTATCGGTATTGACTTAGGTACAACAAACTCAGCAGTTGCAGTTCTTGAAGGAACTGAATCAAAAATCATCGCAAACCCAGAAGGAAACCGCACAACTCCGTCTGTTGTGTCTTTCAAAAATGGTGAAATCATCGTTGGTGATGCGGCAAAACGCCAAGCAGTAACCAACCCAGATACCATCATCTCTATCAAATCAAAAATGGGAACTTCTGAAAAAGTTTCAGCAAACGGTAAAGAATACACACCACAAGAAATCTCAGCTATGATCCTTCAATACTTGAAAGGTTATGCGGAAGAATACCTTGGTGAAAAAGTAACTAAAGCTGTTATCACTGTTCCTGCTTACTTCAACGATGCTCAACGTCAAGCAACCAAAGATGCTGGTAAAATCGCTGGTCTGGAAGTAGAACGTATCGTCAACGAGCCAACTGCAGCAGCCCTTGCTTATGGTTTGGACAAGACTGACAAAGACGAGAAAATTTTGGTATTCGACCTTGGTGGTGGTACTTTCGACGTGTCTATCCTTGAACTTGGTGACGGTGTCTTTGACGTACTTGCTACAGCAGGTGACAACAAACTTGGTGGTGACGATTTTGACCAAAAGATTATCGACCACATGGTTGCAGAATTCAAGAAAGAAAATGGCATCGACTTGTCAGCAGACAAAATGGCTCTTCAACGTTTGAAAGATGCAGCTGAAAAAGCGAAGAAAGACCTTTCAGGTGTCACTTCAACTCAAATCAGCTTGCCGTTCATCACTGCAGGTGCAGCTGGTCCGCTTCACTTGGAAATGACATTGACTCGTGCAAAATTTGACGAATTGACTTACGACCTTGTAGAACGTACAAAGACTCCAGTTCGTCAAGCCCTGTCAGATGCAGGTCTCAGCTTGTCAGAAATCGATGAAGTTATCCTTGTCGGTGGTTCAACTCGTATCCCAGCCGTTGTAGAAGCTGTTAAGGCTGAAACTGGTAAAGAGCCAAACAAATCTGTAAACCCTGACGAAGTCGTTGCTATGGGTGCGGCAATCCAAGGTGGTGTTATCACTGGTGATGTGAAAGACGTTGTTCTTCTTGACGTAACACCATTGTCACTTGGTATCGAAACAATGGGTGGTGTATTTACAAAACTCATCGACCGTAACACAACTATCCCAACTTCTAAATCACAAGTCTTCTCAACTGCTGCAGACAACCAGCCAGCCGTTGACATCCACGTGCTTCAAGGTGAGCGCCCAATGGCAGCGGACAACAAGACTCTTGGTCGCTTCCAATTGACTGACATCCCTGCAGCACCTCGTGGTATTCCACAAATCGAAGTAACATTTGATATCGATAAGAACGGTATTGTTTCTGTAAAAGCTAAAGACCTTGGTACACAAAAAGAACAAACCATCGTTATCCAGTCTAACTCAGGTTTGACAGAAGAAGAAATCGACCGCATGATGAAAGATGCAGAAGCAAACGCTGAAGCAGATAAGAAACGTAAGGAAGAAGTGGATCTTCGTAACGATGTTGACCAAGCAATCTTTGCGACTGAGAAAACTCTTAAAGAAACTGAAGGCAAAGGCTTTGACGCAGAACGCGACCAAGCCCAAGCAGCTCTTGATGAGTTGAAAGCAGCCCAAGAAGCTAACAACTTGGACGACATGAAGGCTAAACTTGAAAACCTCAACGAAAAAGCCCAAGCCCTTGCAGTGAAACTCTACGAGCAAGCCGCAGCAGCCCAACAAGCAGCTGCAGGTGCAGAAGGCACACAAACTGCTGATAACGCAGGCGATGATGTGGTAGACGGCGAGTTTACTGAAAAGTAA
- a CDS encoding amino acid ABC transporter permease, with amino-acid sequence MNINWQAVFNAEIAWEAIPQILEGLPYTLSLSLIGFALGTFCGFFVALLRMSKITPLRWLAMLHISLMRGIPLMVLLFFIYFGLPFMGIQLDAISASIIAFTSMSSAYISEIIRASLSAIDKGQWEAAKSLGLRTNVIYRKIIIPQAFRIALPPLSNVLLDMVKSTSLTAMITVPEIFNKAKIVGGAKSDYMTVYICVALIYWFICTLYAVGQAHLEKRLATY; translated from the coding sequence ATGAATATCAATTGGCAGGCAGTATTTAATGCAGAAATTGCATGGGAAGCAATCCCGCAGATTCTGGAAGGCTTACCTTATACACTTTCCCTGTCATTGATTGGATTTGCATTAGGAACTTTTTGTGGCTTTTTCGTCGCATTGTTACGAATGTCTAAGATTACCCCATTACGCTGGTTAGCGATGCTGCATATCTCACTCATGCGTGGCATCCCACTTATGGTTCTTCTCTTCTTTATTTACTTTGGTCTCCCATTTATGGGAATACAATTGGATGCAATTTCTGCCTCTATCATTGCCTTTACCTCAATGTCTAGTGCCTATATTTCTGAAATTATTCGTGCATCTCTTTCAGCAATAGATAAAGGACAATGGGAGGCAGCAAAGTCGCTTGGCTTGAGAACAAACGTGATTTACCGAAAAATCATCATTCCTCAAGCCTTTCGGATTGCTCTTCCACCTCTAAGTAATGTTTTATTAGACATGGTGAAGAGTACTTCCCTAACTGCTATGATTACGGTTCCGGAGATTTTCAATAAGGCAAAAATTGTCGGAGGAGCCAAGTCTGATTATATGACAGTCTATATCTGTGTGGCTCTTATCTACTGGTTTATTTGTACCCTTTATGCGGTTGGACAAGCCCATTTAGAAAAACGATTAGCAACCTATTAA
- a CDS encoding transcriptional repressor, which produces MELHSHLNAEHQTAFEHVIQHLKEKRIRITETRKAVVAYIIESDDHPSAEMIYLDLLPNYPNMSLATVYNNLKVLLEEGFVTELKRANDTTTYYDFMGHEHLNVICEKCGKITDFMDVEIPSLKKEAHEQTGYKITKEVLSIYGICPECQQLKKIVR; this is translated from the coding sequence ATGGAATTACACTCTCATCTTAATGCAGAACACCAGACCGCCTTTGAACATGTTATTCAACATCTGAAAGAAAAAAGAATTCGAATAACCGAAACCAGGAAAGCTGTTGTTGCCTATATCATTGAAAGCGACGATCATCCTAGTGCGGAGATGATTTATTTGGATCTTTTACCTAACTATCCGAATATGAGCTTAGCGACAGTATACAATAACCTCAAGGTTTTATTAGAAGAAGGTTTTGTTACTGAACTGAAACGTGCGAACGACACTACCACCTACTATGATTTCATGGGACACGAACACCTCAATGTTATTTGTGAAAAATGTGGAAAAATCACAGACTTTATGGATGTGGAAATTCCTAGCCTCAAGAAAGAAGCACATGAGCAAACTGGCTATAAAATAACTAAAGAAGTCTTATCTATTTATGGAATTTGTCCAGAATGCCAACAGCTTAAAAAAATAGTGAGGTGA